The window GCAGAAGCCCACCCTCATCTGCGGCGAATAGGAGTCCGGGTTCATGGAAGCCGTGATCGCCTTGACCTTGCCTATCAGCTCTCTGGCGCGGTCGACCTCGATGGAGGTACCCTGCGGCCTGACCATCAGGATGAGGAAACGCCCCTCCTCCCCGCCGTAATAGTTTCCGTAGACGGCTAGCGGCATCTTGACGTTGCCCTCGTTGCGCTCCTTTATGTCTTCAAAATTCAGGCTGATCGGAGGCGCCGCATCCTCGGCCTCGAGGTCCAAAAAAAACGGCGTGCGCTTGAACTTCTCGTAGTCGACCAGGCGCTTGACCCTCGAGTAGAGTTTCTTGAGGTCCTCTACGTCGATAAAATGGAGTATGTTCTCCTCGTAGAATTTCTTGATCTGGTCGACCTTGGCGATAACATAGCGGACCTCCTCCTTCGGCAGCTCCGAAAGTCTCGCGTTCAGATCGTCGATGAAACGCATGTTGGCGGCAGGATCAGGGCTATCGACCGTGACGGTCAGCACCGACGTTCCGCCCACCTTCGCGAGCATCCGGTCGAGTTCGACCACGCTCTGCGACTTATCCGGCAAAAGCTCCTTGAGGCTGGAGCGGAGTTTGAGGCCGGACGCGAGCCAGAAAGAGGCGGCGAGCAGCAGGACGATAGCCGCGCCGCACAGGAGCCTGCGCCTATTCGCAAATCCCAGGTATGCGTGGAAAAATCTGTCGAGCCTCGTCTCCATATCAGTGCTGAAACCTCATCGCCCTGCGAACTGCGCACTTTATCGCATAGAGCGCAGCGAGCATCGCGTTGACCGCAAGCTCGGCCTTATAGACTATGAAGCCGTCCGTGTTCGCAGCAGACGGAGGCTGAAATGTATACAGGGGGTTGCCCAGAAACGCGCCGACCGCATCGGGCGAGCGGAAGAAATCGACAAGCGCGAATTTCGCCGGGGTCAGCGGCCAGAGCACATAGATCGGGTAGGTGTACGTGATCGTATCCGCGAATATATGCAGCAGATAGCCCAGACAGAGGAAAAAGAAGACCCTCGAATACGACGCGGCCTTGAGCAGCCACTTCACCGGCGGCGTCGCGATCAGCGGGACGATGAGCGCGGCGAGCGGCGTATGAAGGATATTGTGCGGCCTCCACATGCCCTCGGGTACCGAGCCCGTGAGCTTCAGGGCGATGACGTCGAACATGTGGGTGTAGGCTGAGAGGACCTGGCCGCCTATAAGGATGCATACGAAGAATTTTCTCCGCTCATCCTTCCGTCCCCAGAAGAAGAGAAAGAATATGAGGGCCGCGTTGCCGAACCAGTCATGCAGATGCATGCCCCAGCTCCCCGGCGCGAGAAAGAGCGAAAGGACAGAGAAGACGATGAGAAAGAGAAGATAATAGGCAAAGCAGAGCGTCGTCTCTCTCTCGTCAGTCAGATCGACGTTCCCGGCGACCGCCGCCTCGCACATGAAATGGCCTATAGGAGTCATTTCAAACGTTCCAGTCTATCGAAAATTCAGCGGATCCTAAAGGGGAAGCCCGTATCGCCCGCGAAGGCGGGAACAGGCGCGCGTGAGCGCATCCGCGCCGACGTAGGCGATCCCCGCAACCGCCCATCCGGCGAATATGTCGACGACCCAGTGGTGCCTGAGATAGACGGTCGAGGCCCACAGGCCGATCACCAGCGGAATATATGCGTACCAGACGACACGGCAGATCCTGTTCATGTTCCGAAACTTCCATGCGTAGATCAAGGCGACGCTCGACAGACCCACGTGCAGGCTCGGGAACGCGCCGCCGGAGATCACGGAGAGGCTGTCCCACGCCCCCTGCAGATGGTTGAAGAGGAAGAGACCCTGCAGCCTCACCGGATCCGTGAAGAGCGGCTCTATGAAGTAACGGGGCGGCGACGCGGGCAAAAAGACGTAGCCCAGAAACCCTAGGATGAACGCGAGCGTGAGCGTAAGGGCCATGTGCCTCAACTCGGAGCGCATGTCCCAGATCGAGAGAAGGAACATGATGACCAGCGGCTCTGCAAAATAGAGGGCGTACAGACCGGCGAAGACATCCGTGAGCATCGGAGAATAGAAGCGCTGCGCCCAGAGGGTCGGCTCCACGCCGAAGATCGCCACGTCCCATGCGTGCAGCGTGCCGGCTATGTCGAAGTCCATGGCCTGGCCGGCGACGTCGTGCATGTTCTCGTATATGAACACGATGATCAGGAACGGGACCCAGTCGCGCAGTATGTGCCTGACCTCATCTTTCCACTCCGTAGGCCTTTGCCATGCCGCGGTCACCACGGCCGCCACCATGATCGCCAGCGGCAGCAGCGCCGAGGCCTGGAAGAAGCGGATGCTGCCGCCCATGGCCAGAACCGAGGTCACGAGCATGAGAGCCATCGCGCCCAGTATCACTATGTCAAAGCCCAAGTGGGCGAAGTGGAAGAGCACGCGCTCCTTTGCCCAGCAAAAAAACGCGGACAGGGAAAAACCCTTAGGGGTCATGCCGAATTCAAAGGTCCCGTTGGCGGTTGACATGGGTGGGTTGGTGTATATCTATGAAATTGGAATTTCAATAGAAAACCAAGGGGTTAATTAATTGACAAATCAACCCCTTTCCCTCATAACCCCTCGAATCCATGAATGATTTGGCCTTGGGGAGCCTTCCGGATGAAGATAGGCATAGTCACAGAGTACTTCTACCCCACGCTGGGGGGCATAACCGAGAACGTGTACCACTTCTCAAAGGAGCTCCTGCGCCTGGGCCACGACTTTAAGATAATCACGGGCAGGAGCAGCGAAAAACCAAAGATAGAGCAGGCCATCCTCGACCGCATGATCTGCGTTGGCCGCAGCACCCCGGTATTCTTCAACTCCTCCTGCGGCAGGGTCACCTTCGGCGCCGGGCTCAAGAGAAAGATGAACGAGGTGCTCGAGGAGGAGCGCTTCGACATCATGCACCTGCACTCGCCCCTCTTCCCGACCCTGCCGATGATCGCGAACACCCGGTCGAGGGCGCCGATGGTCGGGACCTTTCACACGGTGCTGGGGGGCACG is drawn from bacterium and contains these coding sequences:
- a CDS encoding phosphatase PAP2 family protein: MSTANGTFEFGMTPKGFSLSAFFCWAKERVLFHFAHLGFDIVILGAMALMLVTSVLAMGGSIRFFQASALLPLAIMVAAVVTAAWQRPTEWKDEVRHILRDWVPFLIIVFIYENMHDVAGQAMDFDIAGTLHAWDVAIFGVEPTLWAQRFYSPMLTDVFAGLYALYFAEPLVIMFLLSIWDMRSELRHMALTLTLAFILGFLGYVFLPASPPRYFIEPLFTDPVRLQGLFLFNHLQGAWDSLSVISGGAFPSLHVGLSSVALIYAWKFRNMNRICRVVWYAYIPLVIGLWASTVYLRHHWVVDIFAGWAVAGIAYVGADALTRACSRLRGRYGLPL